Proteins from one Shewanella pealeana ATCC 700345 genomic window:
- a CDS encoding DUF599 domain-containing protein codes for MTISLLDLFAPFCFITCWVGYAYFAKRKAKDTNCIARCLHKHRINWMYELLGREVRVGDAALLANLERNIAFFASTTMFVLAGVLTLFAQAERLETVIATIPYAANPNHALVQVKLGMLTFIFVMAFFQFTWSMRQYGFLNVMVGAAPVDKTGSNDNLLRYAEQMAVVQDQAAHSYNYGLRCYYFAMAALCWFYHPFVLIIASVFVVYTLYRREFKSKAVVAITRGQELLKIERANKFKLDD; via the coding sequence ATGACTATTTCGTTACTCGACCTTTTTGCGCCATTTTGTTTTATTACTTGCTGGGTCGGCTATGCCTATTTTGCTAAGCGTAAAGCCAAAGACACTAACTGCATCGCTCGCTGTTTACATAAGCACCGCATCAACTGGATGTATGAATTATTAGGCCGTGAGGTACGAGTCGGTGATGCCGCCTTGCTTGCTAATCTTGAGCGCAATATTGCCTTTTTCGCATCGACTACCATGTTTGTGCTTGCGGGTGTGTTAACCCTGTTTGCTCAGGCCGAACGTCTCGAAACTGTGATAGCAACCATTCCTTATGCTGCCAACCCGAATCACGCGTTAGTTCAAGTTAAGCTAGGCATGCTGACATTTATTTTTGTGATGGCATTTTTCCAGTTCACTTGGTCGATGCGCCAATATGGCTTCTTAAATGTGATGGTGGGAGCTGCACCTGTCGATAAAACTGGCTCTAATGACAACCTACTTCGCTATGCTGAGCAGATGGCGGTGGTGCAAGATCAGGCGGCTCACTCTTATAATTACGGTTTGCGTTGTTACTACTTTGCCATGGCGGCACTGTGTTGGTTTTACCATCCATTTGTCTTGATTATTGCCAGTGTTTTTGTGGTGTACACACTCTATCGACGCGAGTTTAAATCTAAGGCCGTGGTGGCGATTACTAGAGGCCAGGAGCTGCTAAAGATTGAAAGGGCCAATAAGTTTAAGTTGGATGATTAA
- the rsmS gene encoding pleiotropic regulatory protein RsmS, with protein MSDRTPASELDTAPEEVKLAVDLIFLLESHQIEPSVALAALEIVKMDLEAKLT; from the coding sequence ATGAGTGACCGCACGCCAGCAAGTGAGTTAGATACGGCCCCTGAAGAGGTGAAACTTGCAGTGGATCTTATCTTTTTGTTAGAGAGTCATCAGATTGAGCCTAGTGTTGCCTTAGCTGCGCTTGAAATCGTTAAAATGGATCTAGAGGCAAAGCTGACTTAA
- a CDS encoding ABC transporter permease, whose protein sequence is MDIGWLQLGLFMLVLLIPMAIGRYFQLGLSRDMTWAVIRMTAQLILVGLYLQYLFLLDNLWVNLGWLLVMLLVGSSAIISKAKLPKRLLYSPVFFGLALGMFPVLWLMMVYLLSPEPLYTAQYLIPTAGMLLGNCLSGNIVALQRLFGAFNDRKSEYQGALALGASPAQASLPFMQTAMQQSFAPILASMATMGLVTLPGMMTGQILGGVDPLIAIKYQLVISVAIFVTLSISVSTTLVLCIRCAITDTGRVRVSL, encoded by the coding sequence ATGGATATAGGTTGGCTGCAGTTAGGCCTATTTATGCTGGTGCTACTGATCCCTATGGCAATTGGGCGATATTTTCAATTAGGCCTAAGCCGCGATATGACATGGGCGGTTATACGCATGACGGCACAGCTGATCTTGGTTGGTCTCTACCTGCAATACCTATTCTTGCTCGATAACCTCTGGGTCAATCTTGGGTGGTTACTGGTGATGTTACTGGTAGGTTCGAGCGCCATTATTAGTAAGGCTAAATTACCTAAAAGATTACTCTATTCGCCAGTATTTTTTGGCTTAGCATTGGGAATGTTTCCGGTGCTTTGGCTGATGATGGTTTATCTATTGTCACCTGAGCCGCTTTATACCGCGCAGTATTTAATTCCTACGGCGGGCATGCTGTTGGGTAATTGTTTGAGCGGCAACATTGTTGCACTGCAGCGGCTATTTGGTGCCTTTAATGATAGAAAGTCTGAGTATCAAGGTGCGCTGGCACTAGGGGCTTCTCCGGCTCAGGCGAGCTTACCCTTTATGCAAACGGCAATGCAGCAATCTTTCGCACCTATTCTAGCCTCTATGGCCACCATGGGCTTAGTCACCTTGCCTGGCATGATGACCGGACAGATTTTAGGCGGCGTGGATCCGCTTATTGCCATTAAGTATCAACTGGTGATCTCGGTGGCTATTTTCGTTACTTTATCTATATCGGTATCAACCACACTGGTGCTTTGCATACGCTGCGCGATTACAGACACTGGACGAGTGAGAGTTAGCCTTTGA
- the pepT gene encoding peptidase T gives MKQQLLERFLSYVSFDTQSDGQNQNVPSTHSQFVFAQHLRQELVSLAFEDVQLSDKGYLTATVPANVEGVPSIGFIAHLDTAPDYSGKNVSPQVIENYNGEDIQLGLAEVLSPKQFSSLNQYIGQTLITTDGTSLLGGDDKAGIAEIISALHHLLTHPEIPHGKIRLCFTPDEEIGRGADHFDVESFGAQWAYTIDGGQVGELEYENFNAATAMITATGNNCHPGTAYGVMVNAQTIAARFHAKMPLKDTPEHSRDYDGFFHLLGMEGVTEKATLTYIIRDFDLELFEKRKQWLTELVEKYNADLSIGQLTIDVQDSYLNMKQQVLPHPHIIDIAKQAMQNLGIEPIIKPIRGGTDGSRLSYMGLPCPNLFTGGHNFHGKHEYVCVESMVKATETIIEIAKLTAEHK, from the coding sequence ATGAAGCAGCAGTTACTTGAGCGATTCTTAAGTTACGTCAGTTTTGATACCCAATCTGACGGCCAAAACCAGAATGTACCTAGCACTCATAGCCAATTTGTATTTGCCCAGCATTTACGTCAAGAGCTTGTCAGCCTTGCCTTTGAAGATGTACAACTTTCTGATAAAGGTTATTTAACCGCTACGGTGCCAGCTAATGTTGAAGGCGTACCAAGCATAGGTTTTATCGCTCATTTAGACACGGCTCCCGATTACAGTGGCAAAAATGTTTCACCTCAAGTGATTGAAAACTATAACGGCGAAGATATTCAATTAGGCCTTGCAGAGGTGTTGTCACCTAAGCAATTTAGCAGCCTGAACCAATATATTGGCCAAACGCTTATTACGACTGACGGGACTAGCCTATTAGGTGGTGACGACAAAGCCGGTATTGCCGAGATCATCAGTGCACTGCATCATCTACTGACTCATCCTGAGATCCCTCACGGAAAAATTAGGCTCTGCTTCACCCCAGATGAAGAAATTGGCCGCGGCGCCGACCATTTTGACGTTGAGAGTTTTGGCGCTCAATGGGCCTATACCATTGACGGGGGGCAAGTTGGTGAACTGGAATATGAAAACTTTAACGCAGCAACGGCGATGATCACTGCAACAGGTAATAACTGCCACCCAGGTACCGCCTATGGCGTGATGGTCAACGCCCAAACCATCGCTGCACGCTTTCACGCTAAAATGCCGTTAAAAGATACACCTGAGCACAGCCGCGATTATGACGGTTTCTTCCACCTGCTTGGCATGGAAGGCGTGACCGAAAAGGCCACACTGACTTATATTATTCGCGACTTCGACTTGGAGCTTTTCGAGAAGAGAAAGCAATGGCTAACTGAGTTAGTGGAAAAATATAATGCCGATCTCAGCATAGGTCAGCTAACCATAGATGTTCAAGACTCCTACTTGAACATGAAACAGCAAGTGTTACCGCATCCGCATATTATCGACATTGCCAAACAAGCGATGCAGAACTTGGGCATTGAACCGATCATTAAGCCTATTCGTGGTGGTACCGATGGCTCACGCCTGTCCTATATGGGATTGCCTTGCCCTAACCTGTTTACTGGCGGACATAACTTCCACGGCAAACACGAATATGTATGTGTCGAGTCTATGGTGAAGGCTACCGAAACCATCATTGAAATAGCCAAACTCACGGCTGAGCATAAATAA
- a CDS encoding nucleoside-diphosphate sugar epimerase has translation MNAAIIGATGLIGQLLLQKLIDSGQYENILLLGRSQPHYRNEHSANVCFISCQLSELPTLELPFSIDHAFCCLGTTIKKAGSQVAFIAVDKVACIDFIAKCQATNNYVVTALGANSQSKTFYNRVKGETQEALAELLNQSQTPTSAKRLWLFQPSLLLGKRSEARLLEDIGKQLFRLISPMFIGPLKQYRPIEAEKVASAMLAHALSVQAKSVQALPTQDRSTQVTSTQLVTLVSNREML, from the coding sequence ATGAACGCTGCGATCATAGGTGCCACAGGACTTATCGGACAACTTCTGCTACAGAAGTTAATCGACTCGGGTCAATATGAAAATATTCTTCTGCTGGGTAGAAGTCAGCCGCACTACCGTAATGAGCATAGCGCAAACGTCTGTTTCATCTCGTGCCAGCTAAGTGAGCTCCCCACTCTAGAGTTACCCTTTAGCATCGATCACGCCTTTTGTTGCCTAGGCACTACGATTAAAAAAGCCGGTAGCCAAGTCGCATTTATCGCTGTAGATAAAGTTGCCTGTATCGATTTTATTGCCAAGTGCCAGGCCACGAATAACTATGTGGTTACGGCGCTCGGGGCCAACAGTCAATCAAAGACCTTCTATAATCGCGTCAAGGGTGAAACTCAAGAGGCGCTTGCTGAACTGCTAAACCAAAGCCAAACGCCAACATCGGCTAAACGCTTGTGGCTGTTTCAACCAAGCTTACTATTGGGTAAGCGTAGCGAAGCTCGATTGCTTGAAGATATTGGTAAACAGCTATTTAGACTTATCTCGCCTATGTTTATCGGCCCACTCAAGCAGTATCGACCTATCGAGGCCGAGAAAGTCGCCAGCGCCATGCTAGCTCATGCCCTGTCTGTACAAGCTAAGTCAGTACAAGCCTTGCCTACACAAGACAGGTCTACACAAGTGACGTCAACTCAGCTTGTCACCCTAGTTTCTAATCGCGAGATGCTCTAA
- a CDS encoding tRNA (adenine(22)-N(1))-methyltransferase codes for MKISQRLQHINTLINAHYDHIWDCCCDHGLLGAALLKRKAASNIHFVDVVPSLMLEVEQKLQYFYPKSAIDSPSSQWQVHCLDVAKLALADKEQRQLIIIAGVGGELTIELVQQIIARHPEHTLEFILCPVHHIYKVRTAMQQLGLGLVDEHLMQENKRFYEILHLSTSSQIPLSPVGSSMWDLNRELDQRYLRNTLKHYQRIAQGFSKPQVSVELQSERAFIDTVIADYQALSPYTSI; via the coding sequence TTGAAGATTAGCCAGCGCCTGCAGCACATAAACACCCTAATTAACGCTCATTACGACCATATTTGGGATTGTTGCTGTGATCATGGCTTATTAGGCGCCGCGCTGTTAAAACGAAAGGCTGCTAGCAATATACATTTTGTCGATGTGGTCCCAAGCCTGATGCTTGAGGTCGAACAAAAACTACAATACTTTTATCCAAAATCCGCAATAGACTCGCCCAGCAGTCAATGGCAAGTACACTGTTTAGATGTGGCTAAGCTCGCTCTAGCCGACAAAGAGCAGCGCCAACTCATTATCATCGCAGGAGTGGGCGGTGAACTCACCATAGAACTGGTTCAGCAGATTATTGCCCGTCACCCTGAGCATACACTTGAGTTTATTCTTTGCCCCGTGCATCACATCTATAAGGTTCGTACTGCGATGCAGCAGTTAGGTTTGGGATTGGTCGATGAGCATTTGATGCAAGAGAACAAGCGTTTCTACGAGATCTTACATCTATCAACGTCTAGCCAAATACCACTGAGCCCTGTGGGTTCCAGCATGTGGGACTTAAACCGTGAGCTTGATCAGCGCTATTTACGCAATACACTAAAGCATTATCAACGGATAGCTCAGGGCTTTTCGAAGCCGCAAGTATCAGTTGAGCTACAATCTGAACGAGCCTTTATCGATACTGTTATCGCTGATTATCAGGCGTTAAGCCCGTACACTAGCATTTAG
- a CDS encoding NUDIX hydrolase, translating to MRLLKSTIHADIAHLTADELKAKSFHRQAARGIILKGEEILMLYTERYHDYSIPGGGVDEGEDICSGLIRELEEETGAQHIEIISEFGRYEEFRPWYKDDFDVVHMESFCFVCDIHPELGETKLEAHEIQNGMTPVWINIHQAIAHNEHTMANSPKKGMSIERETFLLKRIVAELL from the coding sequence ATGCGCCTGTTAAAATCCACTATTCATGCCGATATCGCTCACCTAACCGCAGATGAGCTTAAGGCAAAGAGTTTTCACCGCCAAGCTGCTCGCGGCATTATTTTAAAGGGTGAAGAGATCTTAATGCTCTATACCGAGCGCTATCATGATTACAGTATTCCAGGTGGTGGCGTCGATGAAGGCGAAGATATTTGCAGTGGCCTCATTCGTGAATTAGAAGAAGAGACTGGCGCGCAGCATATCGAGATCATCAGTGAGTTTGGCCGCTACGAAGAGTTTCGTCCTTGGTATAAAGACGATTTTGATGTGGTTCACATGGAGTCGTTCTGCTTTGTCTGCGATATTCATCCAGAGCTTGGCGAAACCAAGTTAGAAGCCCATGAGATCCAAAACGGCATGACCCCAGTTTGGATCAATATTCATCAAGCCATCGCCCACAACGAACACACTATGGCCAACAGCCCTAAGAAAGGCATGTCGATTGAGCGAGAAACTTTTCTGCTAAAGCGTATCGTGGCTGAGCTTTTATAA
- a CDS encoding DUF6768 family protein, with protein MDIDEKIRQQLLKESEQINSQLKRDPSLFAMLGDAFKGRLGGWMILMSIIAFLLSLLMLWSGYQFFFVVESPVALIKWGVTLLLASMMQIAIKMWIYNEMNRNATAREIKRLELAIAKLKSVDD; from the coding sequence ATGGATATCGATGAAAAGATCCGCCAGCAGTTATTAAAAGAATCAGAGCAGATAAACAGTCAGCTTAAACGTGATCCTAGCCTGTTTGCCATGTTGGGCGATGCTTTTAAGGGGCGCCTTGGTGGCTGGATGATCTTAATGAGCATTATCGCCTTTCTGTTGAGTCTGCTTATGTTGTGGTCCGGCTATCAATTCTTTTTTGTGGTCGAGAGCCCAGTGGCGCTAATCAAGTGGGGCGTGACGCTTCTGCTGGCAAGTATGATGCAGATCGCGATTAAGATGTGGATCTATAATGAAATGAATCGTAATGCGACTGCACGGGAGATAAAACGATTGGAGCTGGCTATCGCTAAACTTAAATCCGTAGATGATTAG
- a CDS encoding sigma factor-like helix-turn-helix DNA-binding protein, with product MEGQVIHLFYLEGLSLKDIATVLELPHGTVKSRLFRARERLKQVLEFGT from the coding sequence ATTGAGGGGCAAGTTATACATCTGTTTTATCTTGAAGGGTTAAGCTTAAAGGATATCGCCACGGTGCTTGAGCTCCCACATGGAACCGTTAAGTCACGTTTGTTCAGAGCCAGAGAGCGGCTAAAGCAAGTGTTAGAGTTCGGCACTTAG
- the gltS gene encoding sodium/glutamate symporter, with product MEPQLIEIKDFVSFTLAIIALFIGKYIISRYELLRKYSIPEPVVGGFACAAIVGILYYAFDIQIEFNLEIRDVLLLYFFAGIGLKADFATLLKGGKPLLILIALASVFIFLQNFTGVTIATLFGLDPKAGLMSGSISLIGGVGTAMAWTPTFVEELGIVNASELGIASNTLGLISACVIGGPIAAYLMKRHKVQANHDSELDIGTSHQAGSSHIKVDYFGVLRAWLWLNVTLIIGYFIDLALQEAGVKLPMFVACLLAGIIIGNVGRAIINRREVKDRAYLDDASQGLSLIQDICLGMFLTMALMSLKVWELEGSLLYISVVMSVQVFLSVVFTIFVVFRMMGKDYEAAVICSGFGGVTLGSTATAIVNMTAVTQQYGAAHRAFIIVPLVCGFFIDIINAMIINLFVYF from the coding sequence ATGGAACCACAGTTAATTGAAATAAAAGACTTTGTCTCTTTTACCTTAGCGATAATAGCGCTATTTATCGGTAAATATATTATCTCTCGATACGAGTTACTCAGAAAGTACAGTATCCCAGAGCCTGTTGTTGGCGGCTTTGCTTGCGCCGCGATTGTAGGCATTCTTTATTATGCCTTCGATATTCAAATCGAGTTTAACCTCGAGATCCGCGATGTGCTATTGCTCTATTTCTTTGCAGGTATTGGCTTGAAAGCCGACTTTGCCACCCTATTAAAGGGCGGAAAGCCGCTACTTATCTTAATTGCCCTAGCGAGTGTGTTCATCTTCTTGCAAAACTTTACCGGCGTCACCATTGCCACCTTGTTTGGTTTAGATCCCAAGGCTGGCTTGATGTCTGGCTCCATTTCACTCATCGGTGGGGTTGGCACTGCCATGGCGTGGACCCCTACTTTTGTTGAAGAATTGGGTATCGTCAACGCCAGTGAGTTGGGTATAGCATCTAACACCCTAGGACTTATTTCTGCCTGTGTGATTGGTGGCCCTATTGCGGCTTACTTGATGAAACGTCATAAGGTGCAAGCTAATCATGACTCAGAGCTGGATATTGGTACTAGCCATCAGGCGGGCTCATCACATATTAAGGTCGACTACTTTGGCGTATTACGAGCTTGGTTATGGTTAAACGTCACCCTGATTATTGGCTACTTTATCGATCTGGCCCTACAAGAGGCAGGGGTTAAACTGCCTATGTTCGTCGCCTGCCTATTAGCCGGTATTATTATCGGTAATGTAGGAAGAGCCATCATCAATCGCAGAGAGGTCAAAGATAGAGCCTACTTAGATGATGCCTCACAGGGCTTGTCTCTTATTCAAGATATCTGTTTGGGTATGTTCCTGACCATGGCTTTGATGAGTCTTAAGGTGTGGGAATTAGAGGGCAGCTTACTCTATATATCGGTGGTCATGTCGGTGCAGGTATTCTTGTCGGTGGTATTTACCATTTTTGTGGTATTTAGAATGATGGGCAAAGACTATGAGGCGGCAGTGATTTGCTCAGGTTTTGGTGGCGTGACCTTAGGTTCGACGGCAACGGCGATTGTGAATATGACAGCTGTGACGCAGCAGTACGGTGCGGCTCACAGGGCCTTTATTATCGTGCCGCTAGTCTGTGGCTTCTTTATCGATATTATCAATGCGATGATCATTAATTTATTCGTCTATTTTTAA
- a CDS encoding dicarboxylate/amino acid:cation symporter: MFKSLSSRIFVGLFAGLLLGTLFQYGFSENSFANTTLVDIASGAGSMFVQLIMMLVVPLVFFSIVSGIIELKDLKSFGRLGSKTFGLYLVNTVIAIAAAIGLALLIAPGQGMQLTGEDGAALTSTSLPSFIDMIVNIIPSNPFQAFADGNMLQIIFMALLTGGIIKALGEDVKPIVTFFKYGNKVMLKAITVVMQVAPIGVFALMVKLGATFEPSAFVSVLSYMAVILSLLAVWALVVYPVVVGMTTNISAGEFRRKTREQFLFALSTASSNATIPVTMRTLTDKLGVKPSVAGFGVPMGATMNMSGVAIYITVAAFFVGNAFGYPITTDQIPALAFSVFLLSIGAGGVPGGGIVMIGVLIHQMGLPVEAIALVAALDRIIDMFCTSTNVVGDSAVVSIVDHSEQHDLSAAASLDLNTQTQT, from the coding sequence ATGTTCAAATCATTATCATCCCGTATATTCGTTGGCTTATTTGCCGGCTTATTACTGGGCACACTTTTCCAATATGGCTTTAGCGAAAATAGCTTTGCCAATACCACACTTGTCGATATCGCATCAGGCGCTGGCAGCATGTTTGTCCAGCTCATCATGATGCTGGTTGTACCGCTAGTCTTTTTCAGTATCGTTAGCGGTATTATCGAGCTGAAAGATCTAAAGTCATTCGGCCGACTCGGCAGTAAGACGTTTGGCTTGTACCTAGTCAATACCGTTATTGCGATTGCCGCAGCGATAGGTCTAGCACTACTGATAGCTCCTGGGCAAGGCATGCAGCTAACCGGAGAAGATGGCGCAGCCCTTACCTCCACCAGCTTGCCTAGCTTTATCGATATGATTGTTAATATTATTCCAAGCAACCCTTTCCAGGCGTTTGCTGACGGCAATATGTTACAGATTATCTTTATGGCATTGCTCACTGGCGGCATCATTAAGGCCCTAGGCGAAGATGTAAAACCCATAGTCACCTTCTTCAAGTACGGCAATAAAGTCATGCTTAAGGCGATTACCGTTGTTATGCAAGTCGCCCCTATTGGTGTGTTTGCGTTAATGGTAAAACTGGGTGCCACCTTCGAGCCATCGGCATTTGTCAGCGTATTGAGCTACATGGCGGTGATCTTAAGCTTACTCGCTGTATGGGCGCTTGTGGTGTATCCGGTAGTAGTTGGTATGACAACCAATATCTCCGCGGGTGAGTTTCGCCGTAAGACCCGCGAGCAGTTTCTGTTTGCCTTGTCGACCGCGAGTTCAAATGCGACTATTCCCGTCACCATGCGCACCTTAACCGACAAGCTTGGCGTAAAACCTAGCGTTGCAGGCTTTGGTGTACCTATGGGCGCGACCATGAATATGAGTGGTGTCGCGATATATATTACTGTCGCCGCTTTCTTTGTCGGTAATGCCTTTGGCTACCCTATCACCACAGATCAAATTCCAGCACTCGCCTTTAGTGTATTCCTACTGTCTATTGGTGCCGGTGGCGTTCCTGGTGGCGGTATTGTGATGATAGGTGTGCTTATTCATCAGATGGGCTTGCCTGTCGAAGCTATCGCATTAGTTGCTGCACTGGATCGTATCATCGATATGTTCTGTACTAGCACCAATGTGGTTGGTGACTCTGCTGTCGTCAGTATTGTTGATCACAGTGAGCAGCATGACTTATCTGCAGCAGCGTCACTGGATCTAAATACACAAACGCAAACTTAG